The Microbacterium phyllosphaerae region CAGCAGACCTGGGACGAGCTGAACGACCGTGTCGTGCAGTGCGTGATCTCGGACCCGGATGGCCAGACCACGGGCTCGCTCAAGGGCGCAGCACGCTGATCTGAGATCGATTCGAAGAGGCCCCGTCACTGACGGGGCCTTTTTCGTATCCGAGGTACGACGCGTTGCCGCTCGCCCTGGTGAGGCCGTACGTGCGCGTCGCGCCCATAGAAAGGGAAAAGCCCCTCCGAAGAGGGGCTTTTCATTGGCTCCCCGGCTTGGACTCGAACCAAGAACCTGCCGGTTAACAGCCGGCTGCTCTGCCAATTGAGCTACCGAGGAATGTGCTCCGCTGCGCGGGCAACTCGTCAATCCTAGCAAACTCCGGAGCGTGCTCTCGACACGGGCCGCACATCGGGCGTGTCGTCCGCGCAGACGCTCAGTGCTGCGAATCGGCCTCCGCATTCGGCGCCCACAGGAGGTCTTTTCCGACACCGCGGGCGACGACATGGCCGCCGCGCAGCATCAGCGTCTCAGCGTTCAGCTCACGGATGAAGTCGGCGTCGTTCGTGACGAGCAGCGCTCCCATCCCCTGCTCCTTGCGACGACGTGTGATCGCGTCGAACACGACCGGTCTCACCTCGAGGTCGAGGTTCGCCAGGATCTCGTCGGCGATCAGCACGCGGGGCTCGAGCACGAACGATCGGGCGATCGCCACGCGCTGTCGCATGCCGGCACTCAGTTCGTACGGGAACTTCGCCGCCGTGCCCAACGGCAGGTGCAGCTCGTCGAGCAGCGTCGCCACCCTGATCGACAGTGCCTTGGAGTTGACGCGCTTCTCGCGGATGAGGATCGGCTCGGCGATCACCTCGTTGACCGTGAGCTGCGGGGGCAGATCGGCCCCTGCGCCCTGAGGGACGAATCCGGTGCGGTAGGTGAGCAGGCGGTGC contains the following coding sequences:
- a CDS encoding ATP-binding cassette domain-containing protein, yielding MFSRPESTNAIDSSDLVIDRVGHSGPTRAIDGVSFTLAPGDLICVAGPTGSGKSTLVAALAGSTDPSVRVVGGSAQVCGVDIRRPGRKHRLLTYRTGFVPQGAGADLPPQLTVNEVIAEPILIREKRVNSKALSIRVATLLDELHLPLGTAAKFPYELSAGMRQRVAIARSFVLEPRVLIADEILANLDLEVRPVVFDAITRRRKEQGMGALLVTNDADFIRELNAETLMLRGGHVVARGVGKDLLWAPNAEADSQH